One genomic segment of Acidobacteriota bacterium includes these proteins:
- a CDS encoding OsmC family protein, producing the protein MTDAVERIRNAFERSERALSLKPSIGQGTAVTRVRVIDGLACEVEEGPWKLLVDMSPKAGGTGAGPNPGVLGRAALGSCLAVGYGMWAAKLGVPISKLEVEVQADYDTRAEFGVGDVAPGYRQVRCVVTIESEAPEAEVVAVVERAEAHSSYLAIFGRPQDVRRELRVSAPPRA; encoded by the coding sequence ATGACCGATGCCGTCGAACGCATCCGCAACGCTTTCGAGCGCAGCGAGAGAGCGCTCTCGCTCAAGCCGTCCATCGGACAGGGGACCGCGGTGACGCGAGTGCGCGTCATCGACGGGCTGGCCTGCGAGGTCGAGGAAGGTCCATGGAAGCTGCTCGTCGACATGTCGCCGAAGGCGGGCGGCACGGGCGCCGGGCCGAACCCTGGGGTGCTGGGTCGGGCCGCGCTCGGCAGCTGTCTCGCCGTCGGCTATGGCATGTGGGCCGCGAAACTGGGCGTGCCGATCTCGAAGCTCGAGGTCGAGGTACAAGCCGACTACGACACCCGAGCCGAGTTCGGCGTCGGCGACGTGGCACCCGGGTACCGTCAGGTGCGGTGCGTGGTCACGATCGAGAGCGAGGCGCCGGAGGCCGAGGTCGTCGCCGTGGTCGAGCGGGCCGAGGCGCACAGCAGCTATCTCGCGATCTTCGGCCGCCCGCAGGACGTCCGCCGCGAGCTGCGGGTGTCGGCGCCGCCTCGGGCCTGA